The following coding sequences lie in one Onychomys torridus chromosome X, mOncTor1.1, whole genome shotgun sequence genomic window:
- the LOC118574621 gene encoding serine/arginine-rich splicing factor 10-like: MARVILLPEWSSSWLPWVVASHQQCHFNQYLVFNQHPRQFAKPFSATGPDSSRCYVPLLVPPKTSLFIRNVAEDTRSEYLHRKFGRYGPIVDVYVLLDFYTRWPREFAYVQFEDVCDAEDVLHNLDRKWICGHHIEIQFAQGDWKTPNQIKAKEGRNVYSSSRYGDYDRYRHSRSQSYERRRSSSCSFDYNYRRSYSPRNSRPTGRPQCSRCHSDNDRANCNWNTQYSFAYDTSRKI; this comes from the exons atggctcgtgtgattcttctgccagaaTGGTCCTCCAGCTGGCTGCcgtgggtggtggccagccaccagcagtgcCACTTTAACCAATATTTGGTATTTAACCAACA CCCCAGACAGTTTGCCAAGCCCTTTAGTGCCACTGGCCCAGACTCCAGCCGCTGCTATGTCCCGCTACTTGTGCCCCCCAAAACGTCTCTGTTCATCAGGAACGTGGCCGAGGATACCAGATCTGAATATTTACATCGGAAATTTGGTCGTTATGGTCCAATAGTAGATGTTTATGTTCTACTTGATTTCTACACTCGATGGCCAAGAGAATTTGCATATGTTCAATTTGAGGATGTTTGTGATGCTGAAGATGTTTTACATAATTTGGACAGAAAATGGATTTGTGGGCATCACATTGAAATACAGTTTGCACAAGGGGATTGGAAGACACCAAATCAAATAAAAGCCAAGGAAGGGAGGAATGTCTACAGCTCTTCACGATATGGTGATTATGATCGATATAGACATTCTAGAAGCCAAAGTTATGAAAGGAGGAGATCAAGTAGTTGCTCTTTTGATTACAACTATAGGAGATCTTACAGTCCTAGAAACAGTAGACCAACTGGAAGACCACAGTGTAGCCGATGCCATTCTGACAATGATAGAGCAAACTGCAACTGGAATACCCAGTACAGTTTTGCCTACGACACTTCAAGAAAGATCTGA